A region from the Sulfitobacter sp. D7 genome encodes:
- a CDS encoding cysteine desulfurase — translation MFNVDAVRAQFPILGREVNGKPLVYLDNGASAQKPQVVIDAITQAYANEYSNVHRGLHYLSNLATDKYESVRGTVARFLNAGSEDEIVLNTGATMGINTVAYGWAMPRMQAGDEIVLSVMEHHANIVPWHFLRERQGVVLKWVDVDATGALDPQAVIDAIGPKTKLVAISHLSNVLGTKVDVKSITAAAHEKGVPVLVDGSQGAVHMPVDVQDIGCDFYAVTGHKLYGPSGSGAIYIKSERMAEMRPFIGGGDMIREVSKDAVSYNDPPMMFEAGTPGIVATIGLGVALDFMMDLGMEKIAAHEDDLRDYAVSRLSGLNWLNLQGTTPDKAAIFSFTLDGAAHAHDISTVLDKKGVAVRAGHHCAAPLMTHLGVSATCRASFGMYNTRAEVDTLVDALELAHDLFA, via the coding sequence ATGTTCAACGTTGATGCTGTCCGGGCGCAGTTTCCGATCCTCGGCCGCGAGGTGAACGGCAAGCCGCTGGTCTATCTCGACAATGGTGCATCAGCGCAGAAGCCGCAGGTGGTGATCGATGCGATCACCCAAGCCTACGCGAATGAATACTCTAATGTTCACCGTGGCTTGCACTACCTTTCTAATCTAGCGACCGACAAATATGAAAGCGTGCGCGGGACTGTTGCACGGTTTCTCAATGCCGGATCAGAAGATGAAATCGTGCTGAACACCGGTGCCACCATGGGGATCAACACCGTGGCCTATGGCTGGGCCATGCCGCGGATGCAGGCCGGTGATGAGATCGTCCTGTCGGTGATGGAGCACCACGCAAATATCGTGCCATGGCATTTCCTGCGCGAGCGGCAGGGCGTGGTGCTGAAATGGGTCGACGTAGACGCCACCGGCGCGCTGGACCCGCAGGCGGTGATCGATGCCATCGGGCCAAAGACCAAGCTGGTTGCGATATCGCATCTTTCCAATGTTTTGGGGACCAAAGTTGATGTGAAATCCATCACCGCAGCGGCGCACGAAAAAGGCGTTCCGGTGCTGGTCGACGGCTCGCAGGGGGCGGTGCATATGCCGGTGGATGTCCAAGACATCGGCTGTGATTTCTATGCCGTCACGGGGCACAAACTCTACGGCCCCTCGGGCTCAGGCGCGATCTATATCAAGTCCGAGCGGATGGCCGAAATGCGCCCCTTCATCGGGGGCGGCGACATGATCCGCGAAGTCAGCAAAGACGCGGTGAGCTACAACGACCCGCCGATGATGTTCGAGGCGGGCACCCCCGGCATCGTGGCCACCATCGGCTTGGGCGTGGCGCTGGATTTCATGATGGACCTGGGGATGGAGAAGATTGCCGCCCATGAAGATGATCTGCGCGACTACGCCGTGTCCCGTCTCAGCGGTCTGAACTGGCTTAACCTTCAGGGCACGACACCGGATAAGGCGGCGATCTTTAGCTTCACCTTGGATGGCGCGGCCCATGCCCATGACATTTCAACCGTGCTCGACAAAAAGGGCGTGGCGGTGCGGGCCGGGCACCATTGCGCGGCACCTTTGATGACGCATCTGGGGGTTTCTGCCACCTGCCGAGCGTCCTTTGGCATGTATAACACCCGCGCCGAGGTCGACACATTGGTTGACGCACTTGAATTGGCGCATGATCTTTTCGCCTAA
- a CDS encoding YIP1 family protein produces MDSAALIQLAQTTLRSPRAAARMIAALPLGREVIWTSLALVAALNALVISAMFVIAPPAMALPSYFQSPLVLFALLAGLMVLYVHALSWVGRALGGQGAADPLLAAVVWLQALRLCAQLGILLLTLAVPPVALLASFVVTFWGLWILLNFVAELLHLPGLFHAAAVLAGAALGVLLGLGLLLSLIGLTAQGV; encoded by the coding sequence ATGGACAGCGCCGCCCTGATCCAACTCGCGCAAACCACACTGCGCAGCCCCCGCGCCGCAGCGCGGATGATCGCGGCCCTGCCTTTGGGCCGCGAGGTGATATGGACATCGCTCGCCTTGGTCGCGGCGCTGAACGCACTGGTGATCTCGGCGATGTTCGTGATCGCGCCGCCCGCCATGGCGTTGCCGAGTTATTTCCAATCGCCGCTGGTGCTTTTTGCGCTGCTGGCCGGTTTGATGGTCCTTTATGTTCATGCGCTGTCTTGGGTCGGCCGGGCCTTGGGCGGGCAGGGCGCGGCGGACCCGCTTCTGGCGGCCGTGGTCTGGTTGCAGGCGCTCCGGCTCTGTGCGCAATTGGGGATCCTGCTGCTGACCTTGGCTGTGCCGCCGGTGGCGCTGCTGGCTTCATTCGTCGTTACTTTTTGGGGTCTTTGGATCCTGCTGAATTTCGTGGCCGAACTGCTGCATCTGCCGGGGCTCTTCCATGCCGCCGCTGTACTGGCAGGGGCCGCGCTTGGGGTCTTGCTGGGTCTTGGCCTCCTGCTGTCTTTGATCGGGCTGACCGCCCAAGGAGTTTGA
- a CDS encoding 3-keto-5-aminohexanoate cleavage protein, whose protein sequence is MPLQMTREVFITCAVTGSGSSQDRSPHVPRSPEQIANSAIAAAKAGAAIVHCHVRAPETGVPSRDPKLYREVTERIRDAEVDVVLNLTAGMGGDIVFGPPSAPLPLNDATDMVSAEERLAHIEDCLPEICTLDCGTMNFAEADYVMTNTPGMLTTMGARMEALGVKPEIEAFDTGHLWYAKQLVKDGVLSSPALVQLCMGIPWGAPNDLNTFMAMVNNVPHDWNWSAFSIGRDEMPYVAASVLAGGHVRVGLEDNLWLGKGELATNEALVSRAVSIIENMGATIMGPDAVRQKLGLTKQAPR, encoded by the coding sequence ATGCCCCTGCAGATGACCCGTGAGGTCTTTATCACCTGCGCCGTGACCGGATCCGGCAGCAGCCAAGATCGGTCACCCCATGTTCCCCGCAGCCCAGAGCAGATCGCCAATTCGGCCATCGCCGCCGCCAAAGCGGGCGCGGCGATTGTGCATTGCCACGTGCGCGCCCCCGAGACCGGCGTGCCCTCACGCGATCCGAAACTCTACCGCGAAGTGACCGAACGCATCCGCGATGCCGAAGTCGACGTGGTCCTGAACCTGACCGCAGGCATGGGCGGCGACATCGTCTTTGGTCCGCCCTCCGCGCCGCTGCCGTTGAACGATGCCACCGATATGGTCAGCGCCGAAGAACGGCTGGCCCATATCGAAGACTGCCTGCCCGAAATATGCACCCTCGATTGCGGCACGATGAACTTTGCCGAAGCCGATTATGTGATGACCAACACGCCCGGCATGCTGACAACGATGGGCGCGCGGATGGAAGCGCTTGGCGTGAAGCCAGAGATCGAAGCCTTTGATACCGGCCACCTTTGGTATGCAAAACAACTGGTTAAAGACGGCGTGTTATCTTCGCCCGCGCTGGTGCAGCTTTGCATGGGCATCCCATGGGGGGCCCCCAATGACCTGAACACCTTCATGGCGATGGTCAACAATGTCCCCCACGACTGGAACTGGTCCGCGTTTTCGATTGGCCGTGACGAGATGCCCTATGTCGCCGCATCTGTTTTGGCAGGCGGGCATGTGCGCGTCGGGCTTGAGGATAACCTGTGGCTTGGAAAAGGCGAGCTTGCCACCAACGAGGCGCTTGTTTCGCGTGCCGTGTCGATCATCGAAAACATGGGGGCGACCATCATGGGCCCCGATGCCGTGCGCCAAAAACTGGGCCTGACAAAGCAGGCGCCACGATGA
- a CDS encoding acyl-CoA dehydrogenase family protein: MHFGLTEEQGMIVSTVRSFVENEIYPHEAEVERTGEVPDDVAQAIKQKTIDLGFYACNFPESVGGAGLSHLEFALVERELGRGSMALNHFFGRPQNILMACKDDQIERYLFPAIRGEKMDALAMTEPDAGSDVRGMKCTAKRDGGDWVLNGTKHFISGADHADFLIVFVATGEDDTPRGPKKRITTFLVDRGTPGFTIRDGYKSVSHRGYKNMILEFDNCRLPDAQVLGEVDGGFAVMNEWLYATRITVAAMSVGRARRCFDMALNYAAERKQFGQQIGKYQGISFQLADMITEIDAADHLTLAAAWRLDQGLPANREIASAKLYASEMLARVTDATLQIFGGMGLMDDFPIERFWRDARVERIWDGTSEIQRHIISRDLLRPLGA; this comes from the coding sequence ATGCATTTTGGATTGACCGAAGAACAAGGGATGATCGTTTCCACCGTGCGATCCTTCGTGGAAAACGAAATCTACCCCCACGAGGCTGAGGTGGAGCGCACTGGCGAGGTCCCCGATGACGTCGCGCAGGCGATCAAGCAAAAGACCATCGATCTTGGTTTCTATGCCTGCAACTTTCCCGAAAGCGTGGGTGGAGCCGGTCTGTCGCATCTTGAATTTGCGCTGGTTGAACGCGAATTGGGCCGCGGCTCTATGGCGTTGAACCATTTTTTCGGGCGGCCGCAGAATATCTTGATGGCCTGCAAGGACGATCAGATTGAACGCTATCTTTTCCCCGCCATTCGCGGCGAAAAGATGGATGCACTGGCCATGACCGAACCCGATGCAGGGTCCGATGTCCGCGGCATGAAATGCACAGCCAAACGCGATGGCGGTGACTGGGTTCTGAACGGAACCAAGCATTTCATCTCTGGCGCGGATCATGCGGATTTCCTGATCGTCTTTGTGGCAACCGGCGAAGACGACACGCCGCGCGGCCCCAAAAAGCGCATCACGACATTCCTGGTCGACCGCGGCACGCCCGGTTTCACCATTCGCGATGGCTACAAATCGGTCTCGCACCGTGGCTACAAGAACATGATCCTCGAATTTGACAACTGCCGCCTGCCGGATGCTCAGGTTCTGGGCGAGGTCGATGGCGGCTTTGCGGTGATGAACGAATGGCTTTACGCCACGCGGATCACGGTCGCTGCAATGTCTGTGGGCCGCGCACGACGTTGCTTTGACATGGCGTTGAATTACGCGGCTGAACGCAAGCAGTTTGGTCAGCAGATCGGCAAGTATCAGGGCATCAGCTTTCAGCTGGCCGACATGATCACCGAAATCGATGCGGCAGATCACCTGACATTGGCGGCGGCGTGGCGGCTGGATCAAGGCCTGCCTGCTAACCGCGAAATCGCCAGTGCAAAGCTCTACGCGTCGGAAATGCTGGCGCGGGTGACGGATGCCACCCTGCAAATCTTTGGCGGCATGGGCTTGATGGATGACTTCCCCATTGAACGGTTCTGGCGCGATGCGCGGGTCGAACGGATTTGGGATGGCACATCTGAAATCCAACGCCACATCATCAGCCGCGATCTATTGCGCCCCCTTGGCGCCTAG
- a CDS encoding carnitinyl-CoA dehydratase: MTSPVKTRREGAVLEITLDRPKANAIDLQTSRILGDTFAAFRDDPDLRVAIITGEGSKFFCPGWDLKAAADGDEVDGDYGVGGFGGLQELRDMNKPVIAAVNGICCGGGLELALSADVILAADHASFALPEITSGTVADAASIKLPKRIPYHIAMEMLLTGRWLDAEEANRWGFVNHVHAADELMTQAWDMARLLASGPPLVYAAIKEIVRDAEDSNFQDSMNRVTKRQLKTVDVLYGSEDNAEGARAFAEKRDPVWKGR, encoded by the coding sequence ATGACAAGCCCCGTTAAAACGCGCCGAGAGGGGGCCGTGCTCGAAATCACTCTGGACCGCCCAAAGGCCAATGCCATTGATCTGCAAACCAGCCGTATCTTGGGCGATACCTTTGCCGCCTTTCGCGATGACCCTGATTTGCGCGTTGCGATTATCACAGGCGAAGGGTCGAAATTCTTCTGCCCCGGTTGGGATTTGAAAGCCGCCGCGGATGGCGACGAGGTGGATGGTGATTACGGCGTAGGCGGCTTTGGCGGCCTGCAAGAATTGCGCGACATGAACAAACCGGTGATCGCTGCGGTAAACGGTATTTGTTGTGGCGGCGGGCTTGAATTGGCGCTGTCGGCAGACGTTATCCTCGCGGCGGATCATGCAAGTTTCGCACTGCCCGAAATCACGTCCGGCACGGTGGCCGATGCGGCATCCATCAAATTGCCAAAACGCATCCCCTATCACATCGCAATGGAGATGCTGCTCACGGGCCGCTGGCTGGACGCCGAAGAAGCCAACCGCTGGGGGTTTGTGAACCACGTCCACGCGGCAGATGAACTGATGACGCAGGCCTGGGATATGGCCCGTCTATTGGCCTCGGGCCCGCCGCTCGTCTATGCCGCGATCAAGGAAATCGTGCGGGATGCTGAGGATAGCAACTTTCAGGACAGCATGAACCGGGTCACCAAACGCCAGCTAAAGACTGTCGATGTGCTTTATGGGTCGGAGGATAACGCCGAAGGTGCGCGGGCCTTTGCTGAAAAGCGGGACCCGGTCTGGAAAGGGCGCTAA
- a CDS encoding acetate--CoA ligase family protein, which produces MSDLARLLRPRSIAVVGGGAWCDSVIEQNQKIGFKGDIWPVHPKKDSVGGLPAFKTLADLPNAPDATFIGVNRSATIDLVGELNQMGAGGAVCFASGFKETADGADLNDQLLAAAGGMPILGPNCYGVLNAVDQVALWPDQHGLVPVERGVAILAQSSNIAINLTMQQRGLPIAYTITAGNQAQQGLASIAQTVIRDDRVTALGLYIESFGDIADFEELARLSQALGKPIVALKVGRSEESQLATISHTASLAGSSAGSDAVLARLSIARVGSPAALLETLKLFHCHGHLSGGRIASLSCSGGEASVMADTAAHCGLTFPPLTSAQTDTLSQHLSSLVNLTNPLDYHTQIWRDKAAMTAVFAAMTGDDINLTLVVLDFPRLDSCAADDWMIAIEAIEEAARQTGRPFGVVGSIVENLPEAIAKRLLGAGIVPLCDFGTACEAISAVRVPTPQNHQPLLSAPSFATTTTATEGDAKRALAAYGLDIPKSRAGIAVADVIACAEKIGFPVVLKGEGVAHKTEAGAVKLNLTDAEQVGGAAQAMQAETFLVEEMVIGTVAELLLGIVADPAHGFVLTLAAGGTLTEILEDGQSLLLPTTDTDIRHALGRLRIHPLLSGYRGGEPANIDAIVDAALKLQNFVTDHADEIAEIEINPLICTEDRAIIADTLLVKGTL; this is translated from the coding sequence ATGAGTGATCTTGCGCGTCTCTTGCGACCACGTTCCATTGCCGTCGTCGGCGGTGGGGCGTGGTGCGACTCCGTGATCGAGCAGAACCAGAAGATCGGGTTCAAGGGTGATATCTGGCCCGTGCATCCCAAAAAAGACAGTGTTGGCGGCTTGCCGGCCTTCAAGACGCTTGCTGATTTACCAAACGCGCCGGATGCGACGTTCATCGGTGTAAACCGCAGCGCAACCATCGATCTGGTTGGCGAGCTGAACCAAATGGGAGCAGGTGGTGCCGTGTGTTTTGCCAGCGGGTTCAAAGAAACCGCCGACGGTGCGGATTTGAATGACCAATTGTTGGCCGCAGCAGGGGGAATGCCCATTCTGGGGCCGAATTGCTACGGGGTTCTGAATGCCGTGGATCAGGTGGCGCTTTGGCCGGATCAACATGGGCTGGTGCCCGTTGAACGCGGCGTGGCGATCTTGGCGCAGTCGTCCAACATCGCGATCAACCTCACGATGCAGCAACGCGGGTTGCCCATTGCCTATACCATCACCGCGGGCAATCAGGCCCAGCAAGGGCTTGCCAGCATCGCCCAAACTGTCATCCGCGACGACCGCGTGACGGCACTTGGCCTTTACATCGAAAGCTTTGGCGACATCGCGGATTTTGAAGAACTGGCGCGGCTGTCGCAGGCGCTCGGCAAACCGATTGTGGCGCTGAAGGTGGGCCGCTCGGAGGAATCGCAGCTGGCAACCATTTCGCACACCGCCTCGCTCGCAGGCAGCAGCGCGGGGTCAGATGCGGTACTGGCGCGGCTTAGCATTGCGCGGGTCGGCTCCCCCGCTGCGCTGCTTGAGACGTTAAAACTATTTCACTGCCATGGCCACCTGTCCGGGGGGCGCATTGCGTCGTTAAGCTGCTCAGGCGGCGAGGCAAGCGTCATGGCGGATACCGCCGCGCACTGTGGCCTGACTTTCCCCCCCCTGACATCTGCTCAAACAGATACGCTTTCCCAGCACCTCAGTTCGCTGGTCAATCTGACGAACCCCTTGGATTATCACACACAAATCTGGCGCGATAAGGCCGCCATGACAGCCGTGTTTGCGGCCATGACGGGCGATGATATCAACCTGACGCTCGTGGTGCTAGATTTCCCGCGCCTAGACAGCTGTGCCGCCGATGATTGGATGATTGCAATCGAGGCGATCGAGGAGGCAGCCCGGCAAACGGGCCGTCCCTTTGGGGTGGTTGGGTCCATCGTTGAAAACCTGCCCGAAGCGATTGCAAAACGCCTGCTTGGCGCGGGGATCGTGCCGCTGTGCGACTTTGGCACAGCCTGTGAAGCGATCAGCGCAGTTCGCGTGCCGACACCCCAAAATCACCAGCCCCTGCTATCTGCCCCCAGCTTCGCAACCACCACCACGGCCACCGAAGGCGATGCCAAACGGGCCCTTGCGGCATACGGCTTGGATATCCCAAAAAGCCGTGCAGGCATCGCCGTTGCAGATGTGATCGCTTGCGCCGAAAAGATCGGTTTTCCTGTGGTCTTGAAGGGTGAAGGGGTTGCCCATAAAACCGAAGCCGGCGCGGTAAAGCTGAACCTGACAGACGCCGAGCAAGTCGGCGGGGCGGCGCAGGCGATGCAGGCTGAAACCTTCCTTGTCGAAGAAATGGTCATTGGCACGGTCGCGGAGCTTTTGCTAGGCATCGTCGCGGACCCCGCCCATGGGTTTGTCCTGACATTGGCCGCGGGCGGCACTCTGACGGAAATTCTGGAGGACGGTCAATCCTTGCTGCTGCCCACCACGGACACAGATATTCGCCACGCCTTGGGCCGATTAAGAATACACCCCCTGTTGAGCGGCTATCGCGGTGGTGAGCCAGCCAACATAGATGCCATTGTTGACGCGGCCCTAAAGCTGCAAAACTTCGTCACCGACCACGCCGACGAAATTGCCGAAATCGAAATCAATCCCCTCATCTGTACAGAAGACCGCGCGATCATCGCCGATACGCTTTTGGTGAAAGGAACATTATGA
- the sufC gene encoding Fe-S cluster assembly ATPase SufC → MLSIKNLQVKLEEEDKQILKGVDLEVEAGKVHAIMGPNGSGKSTLSYVLSGKDGYEVTEGSATLEGEDLLDLEPEERAAAGLFLAFQYPVEIPGVGNMTFLRTAVNAQRKARGEEEMSAADFLKEIRAKAKDLKIDADMLKRPVNMGFSGGEKKRNEILQMAMLEPKMCILDETDSGLDVDAMKLVAEGVNALRTEGRGFLVITHYQRLLDHIKPDVVHIMHDGRIIKTGGPELALEVENNGYADILAEVA, encoded by the coding sequence ATGCTGAGCATCAAGAACCTGCAGGTGAAACTGGAAGAAGAGGACAAGCAGATCCTCAAAGGCGTCGATCTGGAAGTCGAAGCTGGCAAAGTACACGCCATCATGGGGCCGAACGGCTCGGGCAAGTCGACGTTGAGCTACGTGCTCTCGGGCAAGGATGGCTACGAGGTCACCGAAGGCTCCGCCACGCTCGAAGGCGAAGACCTGCTGGACTTGGAGCCCGAAGAGCGCGCCGCGGCGGGCCTTTTCCTTGCCTTCCAATACCCCGTTGAAATTCCCGGCGTCGGCAACATGACCTTCCTGCGCACCGCGGTGAACGCACAGCGCAAAGCGCGCGGCGAAGAGGAAATGTCGGCGGCAGACTTCCTTAAGGAAATCCGCGCCAAGGCGAAGGATCTGAAGATCGACGCCGACATGCTGAAGCGGCCTGTGAACATGGGCTTCTCGGGTGGTGAGAAAAAACGCAACGAAATCCTGCAGATGGCCATGCTTGAGCCAAAGATGTGCATCCTCGACGAGACTGACTCGGGTCTTGACGTTGACGCCATGAAACTCGTCGCCGAAGGCGTGAACGCCCTGCGCACCGAAGGCCGTGGCTTCCTTGTCATCACGCACTACCAGCGTCTTCTCGACCACATCAAACCGGATGTTGTGCACATCATGCACGACGGTCGCATCATCAAGACCGGTGGCCCCGAGCTCGCCCTTGAGGTCGAGAACAACGGCTACGCAGACATTCTCGCTGAGGTGGCATAA
- a CDS encoding carnitine 3-dehydrogenase: MTKTAAIIGGGVIGGGWAARFALSGWNVAIFDPDPEAERKVSEVMANARRSLPALSEVALPPEGQVKIVPTLADAVAEADWIQESAPERLEMKHKIFAEIQSHCRKDALIGSSTSGFKPSELQQGALRPGEIFVAHPFNPVYLLPLIELVGDDATTTRAQEVLTEIGMKPLKLRKEIDAHVADRFLEAVWREALWLIKDGIATTEEIDDAIRFGFGLRWGQMGLFETYRVAGGEAGMAHFIEQFGPCLQWPWTKLMDVPELTDDLVQKIASQSDAQSGAHTIRELERIRDDNLVSMMRSLKGRDWGAGALLNAHDTRLEGKADPDFTKPIITVARAIPIDWTDYNGHMNESRYGQLWSDAADALMRMIGADDAYIKSGFSYFTADTHTKFRNECHAGDTVTVVTTILEGAGKKLRLFHELKNSAGDVVATCNQFLLHVSLETRKSCDPAAHVSDELASIIAAQAALPKPEHS; the protein is encoded by the coding sequence ATGACCAAAACAGCAGCAATCATCGGCGGTGGCGTCATTGGCGGCGGCTGGGCCGCGCGGTTTGCGTTGTCAGGCTGGAACGTCGCTATTTTCGACCCTGATCCCGAAGCCGAACGCAAAGTCAGCGAAGTCATGGCGAACGCGCGCCGGTCCCTGCCCGCCTTGTCCGAGGTCGCACTGCCGCCCGAAGGTCAGGTGAAAATCGTCCCCACATTGGCCGACGCCGTTGCAGAGGCCGACTGGATTCAGGAAAGCGCGCCGGAACGGCTTGAGATGAAGCACAAGATCTTCGCCGAAATTCAGTCCCACTGCCGCAAAGACGCGCTGATCGGCTCTTCAACCTCGGGCTTCAAACCGTCCGAACTGCAGCAAGGCGCGCTTCGCCCCGGCGAGATTTTCGTCGCACACCCGTTCAACCCGGTCTATTTGCTGCCGCTTATCGAACTGGTCGGTGACGATGCCACGACCACGCGCGCGCAGGAAGTGCTTACTGAAATCGGCATGAAGCCCCTGAAACTACGCAAGGAAATCGACGCGCATGTGGCTGATCGTTTTCTCGAAGCGGTCTGGCGCGAGGCGCTTTGGCTGATCAAGGACGGCATCGCCACGACCGAGGAAATCGATGACGCGATCCGGTTTGGCTTTGGCTTGCGTTGGGGTCAGATGGGCTTGTTCGAAACCTACCGCGTGGCGGGCGGCGAGGCCGGGATGGCCCATTTTATCGAACAGTTCGGGCCCTGCTTGCAGTGGCCTTGGACCAAGTTGATGGACGTGCCCGAACTGACCGATGATTTGGTACAGAAGATCGCCAGCCAATCGGACGCGCAATCCGGTGCCCATACGATCCGCGAGCTTGAACGCATTCGCGACGACAATCTGGTATCCATGATGCGGTCCCTGAAAGGCCGTGACTGGGGTGCAGGCGCATTGCTGAACGCGCATGACACCCGCCTTGAGGGCAAAGCCGACCCTGACTTTACCAAACCCATCATCACTGTTGCCCGCGCCATTCCAATCGATTGGACGGATTACAACGGGCACATGAACGAAAGCCGCTATGGGCAGCTGTGGTCAGATGCGGCCGACGCGCTCATGCGCATGATCGGGGCCGATGACGCCTATATCAAATCCGGCTTCAGCTACTTTACCGCCGATACCCACACCAAGTTCCGCAATGAATGCCATGCAGGCGACACAGTCACCGTTGTCACGACCATTCTTGAGGGTGCGGGTAAGAAGCTGCGGCTGTTCCACGAATTGAAAAACTCCGCTGGTGATGTGGTGGCGACCTGCAATCAGTTCCTGCTGCACGTCAGTCTGGAAACGCGCAAATCCTGCGACCCTGCGGCGCATGTCAGCGACGAGCTCGCCTCCATCATCGCGGCCCAAGCCGCCCTGCCCAAGCCGGAGCATAGCTGA
- the sufD gene encoding Fe-S cluster assembly protein SufD gives MAEAKLQETPTEAMIARLNMPQGGWAQAAREDALARLRAMGLPQRRDEYWKFTRPDTLTQPEAQPAAIFDHGEAPLFDDTDRLRIVFVDGEFDAEASDDLSLEGVSIERLAAADSDLHWARDLYGALEKNGQTPVQRPLAALNTAFASDGVLIHVTGQVSKPINLVYNHKSETSDAMLHHVVKLEKGAEVTLLENGPAAARFNTVMEVEVADTARFHHVRAQGRDHERRAATHIFTRLGSESLFKSFTVTVNGALTRNECVIELTGDDASAHVAGACVGDGDFHHDDTVFITHDAVNCESRQVFKKVLRNGAIGVFQGKILVKEGAQKTDGYQISQSLLLDGDSQFLAKPELEIYADDVACSHGSTSGAIDEEALFYLRARGVSHAEATDLLTLAFLAEAVEEIEAEGLREEINGRLSSWLERRSS, from the coding sequence ATGGCCGAAGCGAAACTGCAAGAAACCCCGACCGAGGCGATGATCGCACGGCTCAACATGCCGCAGGGTGGTTGGGCCCAGGCGGCGCGCGAGGACGCGCTGGCGCGGCTCCGTGCCATGGGCCTGCCGCAACGCCGGGATGAATATTGGAAGTTCACCCGCCCCGACACGCTGACGCAACCCGAGGCGCAGCCTGCCGCGATTTTCGATCACGGCGAGGCGCCGCTTTTCGACGACACCGACCGTCTGCGTATCGTCTTTGTCGACGGTGAATTCGACGCCGAAGCCTCCGACGATCTGTCGCTGGAAGGCGTTAGCATCGAACGGCTCGCGGCGGCGGACAGCGACCTGCATTGGGCGCGTGACCTCTATGGTGCGCTGGAAAAGAACGGCCAGACACCGGTTCAACGCCCGCTGGCAGCGCTGAATACAGCCTTCGCGAGTGACGGGGTGCTGATCCATGTCACCGGTCAGGTGAGCAAGCCGATCAATCTGGTTTATAACCATAAATCAGAGACTTCGGATGCGATGTTGCACCACGTTGTGAAGCTCGAAAAAGGCGCCGAAGTGACGCTTTTGGAGAACGGCCCCGCTGCCGCGCGCTTCAACACCGTGATGGAGGTTGAAGTGGCCGACACCGCGCGCTTCCACCATGTCCGTGCACAGGGCCGCGATCATGAGCGTCGGGCCGCGACACATATCTTCACCCGTCTCGGCAGCGAGTCGCTGTTCAAGAGCTTCACCGTTACCGTGAACGGCGCGCTGACGCGCAACGAATGTGTGATCGAGCTCACCGGCGATGATGCCTCGGCCCATGTGGCTGGTGCCTGCGTCGGCGATGGTGACTTCCATCATGACGACACGGTTTTCATCACCCATGACGCGGTGAATTGCGAAAGCCGTCAAGTGTTCAAGAAGGTGCTGCGCAACGGTGCGATAGGCGTGTTCCAAGGCAAGATCCTCGTTAAAGAAGGCGCGCAGAAGACCGATGGCTATCAGATCAGCCAGTCGCTTTTGCTGGACGGCGACAGCCAGTTCCTCGCCAAGCCTGAGCTTGAGATCTACGCTGATGACGTGGCCTGTTCGCATGGCTCGACCTCTGGTGCGATCGACGAAGAGGCGCTGTTCTACCTCCGTGCCCGCGGCGTGTCTCATGCCGAGGCGACCGACCTTCTGACACTGGCCTTCCTTGCCGAAGCGGTGGAAGAGATCGAAGCCGAAGGGCTGCGCGAAGAGATCAACGGGCGTCTCAGCTCGTGGTTGGAGCGTCGTAGCAGCTGA
- a CDS encoding YIP1 family protein, producing the protein MAVTSDIVATYRGPGKVMSGLLAQGRNEVRVLMFALMAGLLIFVALSPYQARAAHLDPEGPLAVRQYWSAFFWIFVMPMLLYGLAAMVWAISHIAGQRLTGYAVRLTLVWSLLASAPILLLLGLALGFIGPGVQAQIVGVLWLAVFFWFWIAGLLAAQRG; encoded by the coding sequence ATGGCTGTCACCAGCGATATCGTTGCGACCTATCGCGGCCCCGGCAAAGTGATGTCGGGGCTGTTGGCGCAGGGCCGTAACGAGGTGCGCGTTCTGATGTTCGCGCTCATGGCGGGGCTGCTGATTTTCGTGGCCCTGTCCCCTTATCAAGCCCGCGCGGCGCATCTTGACCCCGAAGGACCGCTGGCCGTGCGGCAGTATTGGAGCGCGTTTTTCTGGATCTTCGTGATGCCGATGCTGCTCTATGGTCTGGCGGCGATGGTCTGGGCGATCAGCCACATCGCGGGGCAGCGGCTCACTGGCTACGCGGTACGCTTGACCTTGGTTTGGTCGCTGCTCGCTTCCGCGCCGATCCTGTTGTTGCTGGGCCTCGCGCTTGGCTTTATCGGGCCGGGCGTGCAGGCGCAGATCGTCGGCGTGCTCTGGTTGGCCGTGTTCTTCTGGTTCTGGATCGCAGGCCTGCTTGCGGCACAGCGGGGCTGA